One window from the genome of Thermaerobacter marianensis DSM 12885 encodes:
- a CDS encoding DUF1405 domain-containing protein, with protein MDATSRPLPTQGASAGDRPPGRFHPLRTLMDLPCNRPATWLLVAVNAVGSVWGFWWYRDQLAATPLWKWPVVPDSPTASTLFTLVLVLQLLGRRLPALEAWAYLVMIKYGLWTVVVLGGYALKTGILGPEAALLIASHAGMAIEALIYQRAYPGSLRGLAAAVAWSLFNDGADYLAGLHPTLPGPEVWNLAATAAVVLTILGAMAVYRRSAAAQRGS; from the coding sequence ATGGATGCGACGTCACGCCCCCTCCCAACCCAAGGTGCCTCCGCAGGTGACCGGCCGCCGGGCCGGTTCCACCCGCTGCGAACGCTGATGGATCTGCCCTGCAACCGGCCGGCCACCTGGCTGCTGGTGGCGGTCAACGCGGTCGGGTCCGTGTGGGGCTTCTGGTGGTATCGCGACCAGCTGGCCGCCACCCCCCTGTGGAAGTGGCCCGTGGTGCCCGACTCGCCCACGGCGTCGACCCTCTTCACCCTGGTGCTGGTGCTGCAGCTCCTGGGCCGGCGCCTGCCCGCCCTGGAGGCCTGGGCCTATCTGGTGATGATCAAGTACGGGCTCTGGACGGTGGTGGTCCTGGGCGGATACGCGCTGAAGACCGGCATCCTCGGCCCCGAGGCGGCCCTGCTCATCGCCTCCCACGCCGGGATGGCCATCGAGGCCCTGATCTACCAGCGGGCCTACCCCGGATCGCTACGGGGCCTGGCCGCCGCCGTGGCATGGAGCCTGTTCAACGACGGCGCCGACTACCTGGCCGGGCTGCACCCCACGCTCCCCGGGCCCGAGGTGTGGAACCTGGCCGCGACGGCCGCCGTGGTTCTGACGATCCTCGGCGCCATGGCCGTGTACCGGCGCTCCGCCGCCGCACAGCGCGGGTCTTGA
- a CDS encoding cell wall hydrolase translates to MARVRDGLTAKFLHAGVLTGILLWAFTAAAPRHGVQAQTPAPAVPAASQRAEAAEVQRREAAARQARPAAEAERRHKLAAGQRPRAARPEERARQDHVARQKAQEEARRREEARQRERARQEAVRKAQAAAARQVQAGAQHKTQAEARVASARRSAPQQAEASLDDLQLLARMVEIEAGNEPFQGKVAVAAVILNRVRSPRFPDSIRAVIYQPGQFPTAADRIPRTRPGSSELQAAREALAGADPSNGALFFYNPARHPCEGEAARGDFFCSLEVTARIGNHVFAR, encoded by the coding sequence ATGGCACGTGTCAGGGACGGTCTCACCGCCAAGTTCCTCCATGCCGGCGTCTTGACGGGCATCCTGCTGTGGGCCTTCACCGCGGCGGCGCCGCGGCACGGCGTGCAGGCCCAGACCCCCGCGCCCGCGGTGCCGGCGGCATCCCAGCGGGCCGAGGCCGCCGAGGTTCAGCGGCGGGAAGCGGCCGCCCGGCAGGCCCGGCCGGCCGCCGAGGCGGAGCGCCGCCATAAGTTGGCCGCCGGGCAGCGCCCGCGGGCTGCTCGGCCGGAGGAACGAGCCCGCCAGGACCACGTGGCCCGCCAGAAGGCCCAGGAAGAGGCCCGGCGCCGGGAAGAAGCCCGCCAGCGCGAGCGGGCCCGGCAGGAAGCGGTGCGCAAGGCGCAGGCCGCGGCCGCGCGCCAGGTCCAGGCCGGGGCTCAGCACAAGACGCAGGCCGAGGCCCGGGTGGCGTCGGCCCGGCGGTCCGCGCCCCAGCAGGCCGAGGCCAGCTTGGACGACCTGCAGCTGCTGGCCCGCATGGTGGAGATCGAGGCCGGCAACGAGCCCTTCCAGGGAAAGGTGGCCGTGGCGGCGGTGATCCTCAACCGCGTGCGCAGCCCGCGGTTCCCGGACTCCATCCGGGCGGTGATCTACCAGCCCGGACAATTTCCCACCGCAGCCGACCGGATTCCCCGCACCAGGCCGGGTTCGTCCGAACTCCAGGCGGCCCGCGAGGCCCTGGCCGGCGCGGATCCGTCCAACGGCGCCCTCTTCTTCTACAACCCGGCCCGCCACCCGTGCGAGGGGGAAGCGGCCCGCGGCGACTTCTTCTGCTCCCTCGAAGTGACCGCCCGCATCGGCAACCACGTCTTCGCCCGGTGA
- a CDS encoding HD domain-containing protein, whose product MTITCTRQGTWDPAEVPELAGWDRELPPIRIPVTGNIPTTRRLRALVDSAAFQRLRRVRQTGPAYLVYPGAVHTRFEHSLGTYEMARRLVLALLTRSPGAGGAVVSAGAGSPGEAPGDGPGGTGPGETAAGDRGRGGATGGLAGGGFPEKAASGRGVAGDLLSPDDVTTFLVAALLHDVGHYPFSHTIEEIPDDDPVLAGRLPRHEERGAAIIRENPEIRQILTDLWGVDPERVCRIIREEPAPDDPATARLANLLAGPINPDRLDYLARDSEHIGVPYGRGIDYQRLLDAVCWTPDGMGVGVTPKGVSAVETLIFASYIMYRDVYWHHTSRIAGAMLRRALTEALRAGAFAIDDFVDLDDEQALALLRAVPHPATRDLVERLAGSGRRLYKRVARLSYPRALAGEYGAEIRNLVRAGYWEREAWSRDACRALARRLARPVEEHHLLVDIVGGGKELFFDVPVVAGDRVYTTADPEVSVLAPNIARNFREQAKYVLLAAPAELAEEFRAMLGLPQGWQPS is encoded by the coding sequence ATGACGATCACCTGCACCCGCCAAGGAACCTGGGATCCGGCGGAAGTCCCCGAGCTGGCGGGCTGGGACCGGGAACTTCCGCCCATCCGCATCCCCGTCACCGGCAACATCCCCACCACCCGGCGGCTGCGGGCCCTGGTGGACAGCGCTGCCTTCCAGCGGCTGCGCCGGGTTCGTCAGACGGGACCGGCCTATCTGGTCTACCCCGGTGCCGTCCACACCCGGTTCGAGCACTCGCTGGGCACCTACGAGATGGCCCGGCGGCTGGTGCTAGCCCTGCTGACCCGCTCCCCCGGGGCAGGCGGCGCGGTGGTGTCCGCAGGCGCGGGCTCGCCAGGTGAAGCGCCGGGCGACGGGCCGGGCGGCACCGGGCCGGGCGAGACGGCGGCCGGGGACCGGGGACGGGGCGGTGCGACCGGCGGCCTGGCCGGTGGCGGATTCCCCGAGAAGGCCGCGTCCGGAAGGGGTGTGGCCGGCGATCTCCTCTCGCCCGACGACGTCACCACCTTCCTGGTGGCGGCGCTGCTGCACGACGTCGGCCACTATCCCTTCTCCCACACCATCGAGGAGATCCCGGACGACGACCCGGTCCTGGCCGGGCGCCTGCCCCGCCACGAGGAGCGGGGCGCGGCCATCATCCGCGAGAATCCGGAGATCCGCCAGATTTTGACCGATCTCTGGGGCGTGGACCCCGAGCGGGTCTGCCGGATCATCCGGGAAGAACCGGCCCCGGACGACCCCGCCACGGCGCGGCTCGCCAACCTGCTGGCGGGGCCCATCAACCCCGACCGGTTGGACTACCTGGCCCGGGACAGCGAGCACATCGGCGTCCCCTACGGGCGCGGCATCGACTACCAGCGGCTCCTGGATGCCGTCTGCTGGACGCCCGACGGGATGGGGGTGGGGGTGACGCCCAAGGGCGTGTCGGCGGTGGAGACGCTGATCTTCGCGTCGTACATCATGTACCGCGACGTCTACTGGCACCATACCAGCCGCATCGCCGGCGCCATGCTGCGCCGGGCCCTGACGGAGGCCCTGCGGGCGGGGGCCTTCGCCATCGACGACTTCGTCGACCTGGACGACGAGCAGGCCCTGGCCCTGCTGCGGGCGGTGCCCCATCCTGCGACCCGCGATCTGGTCGAACGGCTGGCGGGGTCCGGCCGCCGGCTTTACAAGCGGGTGGCACGGCTCAGCTACCCGCGGGCCCTGGCCGGCGAGTACGGGGCGGAGATCCGCAACCTGGTGCGGGCGGGGTACTGGGAGCGGGAGGCGTGGTCCCGCGACGCGTGCCGTGCCCTGGCCCGGCGGCTGGCCCGCCCCGTGGAGGAGCACCACCTCCTGGTGGACATCGTGGGCGGCGGCAAGGAGCTCTTCTTCGACGTGCCGGTGGTGGCGGGGGACCGGGTGTACACCACCGCCGATCCCGAGGTATCGGTGCTGGCGCCCAACATCGCCCGCAACTTCCGCGAGCAGGCCAAGTACGTGCTGCTGGCGGCTCCGGCCGAGCTGGCCGAGGAGTTCCGGGCGATGCTGGGGCTGCCCCAGGGGTGGCAGCCGTCCTGA
- a CDS encoding molybdenum cofactor biosynthesis protein — MAEPLHSTAASATGRDRAPQAGACAELRPESRTGGWQEGSAGAGGIPRRGQPPGQPPVAGARAGAGTGPEAAVCVSVRLFAVVADRLGTRRLELALPPGARAGTVRDELARRHPGHRPLLDLCRLAVNGRYADPDTPLAGGDEVALIPPVSGGGPAAGEEPPALQAPASQPPASQPPVTTSPVPPRVAAGEDGRFFVTVEPLSLDELFRLSARPAHGAVVLFVGITRRFTGARETERLEYEAYLPMAAEELARIGQEAEARWPGVRLAIGHRTGPVAIGEASVVVAAAAPHRPDAFAAARYAIDELKVRAPVWKREHYADGRVEWVGVGTGPENPSPAAGAPDED, encoded by the coding sequence ATGGCCGAACCCTTGCACTCCACGGCGGCAAGTGCCACGGGACGAGACCGTGCCCCGCAGGCGGGGGCTTGCGCCGAGCTACGGCCGGAGAGCCGGACAGGGGGCTGGCAAGAGGGTTCCGCGGGGGCGGGCGGGATACCGCGCCGGGGCCAGCCGCCCGGCCAGCCACCGGTCGCCGGTGCCCGTGCCGGAGCCGGCACCGGCCCAGAGGCGGCCGTATGCGTCAGCGTGCGGCTCTTCGCCGTGGTGGCGGACCGCCTGGGTACCCGCCGGCTGGAGCTGGCCCTTCCCCCCGGGGCCCGGGCGGGCACGGTACGGGACGAGCTGGCCCGCCGCCATCCCGGCCACCGGCCCCTGCTGGACTTGTGCCGCCTCGCCGTCAACGGCCGCTACGCCGACCCCGACACGCCCCTGGCCGGCGGCGACGAGGTGGCGCTGATCCCGCCGGTGAGCGGCGGAGGGCCCGCCGCCGGCGAGGAGCCGCCGGCCTTGCAGGCACCGGCGTCGCAGCCCCCGGCGTCGCAGCCTCCGGTGACGACCTCGCCGGTGCCGCCGCGGGTTGCCGCCGGTGAAGACGGCCGGTTCTTCGTGACGGTCGAACCCCTGTCCCTGGACGAGCTCTTCCGCTTGTCCGCCCGGCCCGCCCACGGGGCCGTGGTCCTCTTCGTGGGGATCACGCGCCGGTTCACCGGCGCCCGGGAGACGGAACGTTTAGAATACGAAGCGTACCTGCCCATGGCTGCGGAGGAACTGGCCCGCATCGGCCAGGAGGCCGAGGCCCGGTGGCCCGGCGTGCGGCTGGCCATCGGCCACCGGACGGGACCCGTCGCCATCGGCGAGGCCAGCGTGGTGGTCGCCGCCGCGGCGCCCCACCGGCCCGACGCCTTCGCCGCCGCCCGCTATGCCATCGACGAGCTCAAGGTACGGGCACCCGTCTGGAAGCGGGAACACTATGCCGACGGCCGGGTGGAATGGGTCGGGGTGGGAACGGGCCCGGAGAACCCGAGCCCGGCCGCCGGCGCCCCGGACGAAGATTGA
- a CDS encoding RtcB family protein, producing the protein MRVDAIFYASPAIARDLEAEGGQALQQLVNVATLPGIAAPAVALPDIHWGYGFPIGGVAAFDPRKGGVVSPGGVGFDINCGVRLLCSDLTRDDLEPRKEALADALFRLVPAGVGSERRELRIGAADWPHLLTRGARWAVERGLGDPDDLEFIESTGALPGAEPDRVSARALERGGSQLGTLGSGNHFLEVQYVEHVYDPEAAEVFGLFPGQVTVLIHTGSRGLGHQVCQDSVDRMLAAARRHGIELPDRQLAAAPIESPEGQAYLGAMAAAANFAFANRQVITAYAREAFARVFGPGSSRLRVLYDLAHNNAKWEEHGGRRVLVHRKGATRAFGPGHPDVPAPYRAVGQPVLVPGDMGRYSYVLAGTAGAMAETFGSSCHGAGRRLSRSQAKKVARKNDAVAALKRQGILVRAATRATVDEEIPEAYKDVADVVEAVEGAGLGRRVARLRPLIVVKG; encoded by the coding sequence ATGCGGGTCGACGCCATCTTCTACGCCTCCCCCGCCATCGCCCGCGACCTGGAGGCGGAGGGAGGCCAGGCGCTGCAGCAGCTGGTCAACGTGGCCACCCTTCCCGGCATTGCCGCGCCGGCCGTGGCCCTGCCCGACATCCACTGGGGTTACGGCTTCCCCATCGGCGGGGTGGCGGCCTTCGACCCGCGGAAGGGCGGCGTGGTGAGCCCCGGTGGCGTCGGCTTCGACATCAACTGCGGGGTGCGGCTGCTGTGCAGCGACCTCACCCGGGACGACCTGGAACCCCGCAAGGAAGCCCTGGCCGACGCCCTCTTCCGGCTGGTTCCCGCCGGCGTGGGATCGGAGCGCCGGGAACTGCGCATCGGCGCCGCCGACTGGCCGCACCTGCTGACCCGGGGCGCCCGGTGGGCGGTGGAACGCGGCCTGGGCGATCCCGACGACCTGGAGTTCATCGAATCCACCGGTGCCCTGCCCGGCGCCGAGCCCGATCGGGTGTCCGCCCGGGCCCTGGAGCGGGGCGGTTCGCAATTGGGAACCCTGGGCAGCGGGAACCACTTCCTGGAGGTTCAATATGTCGAACACGTCTACGACCCCGAGGCCGCCGAGGTCTTCGGCCTCTTCCCCGGGCAGGTGACGGTGCTGATCCACACAGGATCCCGGGGCCTGGGACACCAGGTCTGCCAGGACTCCGTGGATCGCATGCTGGCGGCCGCGCGGCGCCACGGCATCGAGCTGCCCGACCGGCAGCTGGCGGCGGCCCCCATCGAGAGCCCCGAGGGGCAAGCCTACCTGGGCGCCATGGCGGCGGCGGCCAACTTCGCCTTCGCCAACCGCCAGGTGATCACCGCCTACGCCCGCGAAGCCTTCGCCCGGGTCTTCGGGCCGGGTTCGTCCCGGCTGCGGGTGCTCTACGACCTGGCCCACAACAACGCCAAGTGGGAGGAACACGGCGGCCGCCGGGTGCTGGTCCACCGCAAGGGTGCGACCCGCGCCTTCGGCCCCGGCCATCCTGACGTCCCCGCCCCGTACCGGGCCGTGGGCCAGCCGGTGCTGGTGCCCGGCGACATGGGGCGGTACTCCTACGTGCTGGCCGGGACCGCCGGCGCCATGGCGGAGACCTTCGGCTCCAGCTGCCACGGCGCCGGCCGGAGGCTCAGCCGCAGCCAGGCCAAGAAGGTGGCGCGGAAGAACGACGCCGTGGCAGCGCTCAAGCGCCAGGGGATCCTGGTGCGGGCCGCCACCCGGGCCACGGTGGACGAGGAGATCCCCGAAGCATACAAGGACGTGGCCGATGTGGTGGAAGCGGTGGAAGGCGCCGGCCTCGGCCGCCGGGTGGCTCGCCTGCGGCCGCTGATCGTGGTCAAGGGGTAG
- a CDS encoding archease — translation MNEGLQGHPAPPGDDRGDPDGPGGPGGAGGRVHPAGRDAGEGAPESTTGRWGAIDHTADVAFWVEAPTLPGLFHTATVAVLGILLERPPQVALARAAALAPAQPAGTAPVGPSPVAAGPPATPAGAGHRHQPESPAASSAEEHPAVHLTAPDIETLLVRWINELLYWVQDRRRVPVALAWDLRPAPAAAAAGRGAAAGQPEHGGPGGAGRSPRPEDPCREPSQDAERPGNWTLDVAGRWIPLDPDAMGWQGEIKAATYHQLEVVRRPGGDWRAQVVLDV, via the coding sequence ATGAACGAGGGTCTTCAGGGGCATCCGGCACCCCCGGGCGACGACCGCGGCGATCCGGACGGTCCCGGTGGCCCCGGCGGTGCCGGCGGGCGGGTCCATCCGGCCGGCCGCGACGCCGGCGAGGGCGCGCCGGAATCCACCACCGGCCGGTGGGGCGCCATCGACCACACCGCCGACGTCGCCTTCTGGGTGGAGGCACCGACGCTGCCCGGCCTCTTTCACACCGCCACGGTAGCCGTCCTGGGGATCCTGCTGGAACGGCCGCCGCAGGTGGCGCTCGCCCGCGCTGCTGCGCTGGCGCCGGCCCAGCCTGCCGGGACGGCGCCCGTGGGCCCTTCCCCCGTGGCGGCCGGTCCCCCTGCCACCCCTGCCGGCGCCGGGCACCGGCACCAGCCCGAGTCGCCGGCCGCCAGCTCTGCAGAGGAACACCCGGCCGTGCACCTCACCGCCCCGGACATCGAGACCCTGCTGGTGCGGTGGATCAACGAGCTCCTTTACTGGGTCCAGGATCGGCGACGGGTCCCCGTGGCGCTGGCGTGGGACCTGCGCCCGGCCCCAGCGGCAGCGGCGGCGGGCAGAGGAGCCGCGGCGGGCCAGCCCGAGCACGGCGGACCCGGCGGCGCCGGCCGTTCCCCCCGGCCCGAAGACCCGTGTCGAGAGCCGTCCCAGGATGCGGAGCGTCCCGGGAACTGGACCCTGGACGTGGCGGGGCGGTGGATCCCGCTGGACCCGGACGCCATGGGCTGGCAGGGGGAGATCAAGGCCGCCACCTATCATCAGCTGGAGGTCGTGCGGAGGCCCGGGGGCGACTGGAGGGCGCAGGTCGTCCTGGACGTCTGA
- the phnE gene encoding phosphonate ABC transporter, permease protein PhnE, producing the protein MGTARAGGSRGGDPNRRRRPPVALRTRAETVFWLVVLVVLYLWSSEGTEVSLLSLWEGLDTVARMLRRMWPPDWSYLPETLEPLLETLRLALLGTTLGALLAVPLSFLSARNVAGRGWAYQVSRAVMNLIRSIPDLVWAALLVPAVGIGPTAGVLALTLFSTGIVAKLVSESVEAIDRGPLEALDAVGASRLARIVYAVAPQVLPHFIAYTLFMFEINLRTSTVLGLVGAGGIGATMMTQLTFFRYDRLMAIVIMLFVLVVVVDWISTRWRQRLVEGAPAVAAGDPILKAEEPGVVPSPGGAVAGAGGDAPPAAMSAGSGPAGPAEGDAAARPEKAAGPAGVPERPPAGSSRSRWPEPPRRARWRWGLGLVVLAALYAWAFQGVSFSLVGDPGPVFRGLFSPNWDYAGKVWEGVAESLQIAFLGTLIASVAAVPFGFLGARNVAAAASVVGKGLLDAIRTFPELVLAIIFMAAVGPSPFAGVLAVGFHSIGTVGKLYAEAVEAVDRDPIEALQAVGASPLMTFWHGVLPQVLPEFLSYALYRFEINIRAATVVGVIGAGGIGTSLIFNVQLRNWENVGMVLLGILATVLVVDAVSSRLRGRLV; encoded by the coding sequence ATGGGAACCGCAAGGGCCGGGGGTTCCCGAGGGGGCGATCCCAACCGCCGGCGCCGCCCGCCCGTCGCCCTGCGCACGCGGGCGGAGACCGTGTTCTGGCTGGTGGTGCTGGTCGTCCTGTACCTCTGGAGCTCGGAGGGGACCGAGGTCAGCCTGCTGAGCTTATGGGAGGGGCTGGACACCGTCGCCCGCATGTTGCGGCGGATGTGGCCGCCGGATTGGTCCTACCTGCCCGAAACCCTGGAGCCGCTGCTGGAGACCCTGCGCCTGGCCCTGCTGGGGACGACGCTGGGGGCCCTCCTGGCCGTGCCGCTGAGCTTCCTCTCCGCCCGCAACGTGGCCGGCCGCGGCTGGGCGTATCAGGTCTCGCGGGCCGTCATGAACCTGATCCGGTCGATCCCCGACCTGGTCTGGGCGGCCCTGCTGGTCCCCGCCGTGGGCATCGGCCCCACGGCGGGCGTCCTCGCCCTCACCCTGTTTTCGACGGGGATCGTGGCCAAGCTGGTCAGCGAGTCGGTGGAGGCCATCGACCGGGGGCCCCTGGAGGCCCTGGACGCCGTGGGCGCCTCAAGGCTCGCCCGCATCGTCTACGCCGTGGCGCCCCAGGTGCTGCCCCACTTCATCGCCTACACCCTGTTCATGTTCGAGATCAACCTGCGCACCTCCACGGTGCTCGGGCTGGTGGGGGCCGGCGGCATCGGCGCGACCATGATGACCCAGTTGACCTTCTTCCGGTACGACCGCCTGATGGCCATCGTCATCATGCTGTTCGTGCTGGTGGTGGTGGTCGACTGGATCAGCACCCGCTGGCGCCAGCGCCTGGTGGAGGGGGCTCCCGCCGTGGCGGCCGGCGACCCGATCCTGAAGGCGGAGGAACCGGGGGTGGTCCCCTCGCCCGGGGGCGCGGTGGCCGGGGCCGGCGGCGACGCGCCCCCGGCGGCGATGTCGGCGGGGAGCGGACCGGCGGGCCCGGCCGAAGGGGACGCGGCGGCCCGGCCGGAGAAGGCGGCCGGGCCGGCGGGTGTGCCGGAGCGGCCGCCGGCCGGCTCTTCCCGGTCCCGGTGGCCCGAGCCGCCCCGGCGGGCCCGGTGGCGCTGGGGGCTGGGCCTGGTGGTGCTGGCGGCCCTCTACGCGTGGGCCTTCCAGGGTGTGTCGTTCAGCCTGGTGGGGGATCCCGGCCCGGTCTTCCGCGGGCTGTTCTCACCCAACTGGGATTACGCGGGCAAGGTCTGGGAGGGCGTGGCGGAGAGCCTGCAGATCGCCTTCCTGGGCACGCTGATCGCGTCGGTGGCGGCGGTGCCCTTCGGGTTCCTGGGCGCGCGCAACGTGGCGGCTGCCGCATCGGTGGTGGGCAAGGGGCTGCTGGACGCCATCCGCACCTTCCCCGAGCTGGTGCTGGCCATCATCTTCATGGCGGCCGTGGGGCCGTCGCCCTTCGCCGGCGTGCTGGCGGTGGGGTTCCACTCCATCGGCACCGTGGGCAAGCTGTATGCCGAGGCGGTCGAGGCTGTGGATCGCGACCCCATCGAGGCGCTGCAGGCCGTGGGCGCCTCGCCGCTCATGACGTTCTGGCACGGCGTGCTGCCCCAGGTGCTGCCCGAGTTCCTCTCCTACGCGCTGTACCGCTTCGAGATCAACATTCGCGCCGCCACGGTGGTAGGCGTGATCGGCGCCGGCGGCATCGGGACCTCGCTGATCTTCAACGTCCAGCTGCGCAACTGGGAGAACGTGGGCATGGTGCTGCTGGGGATCCTGGCCACGGTCCTGGTGGTCGACGCCGTCAGCTCCCGGCTGCGCGGCCGGCTGGTCTAG
- the phnC gene encoding phosphonate ABC transporter ATP-binding protein → MDGKVKPLIEFRHVSKVYPGGVRALRDVSLKINPGEFVVIVGLSGAGKSTLLRCINRLIEPSEGEILVDGVDVRKLKGADLRRLRSRIGMVFQTFNLVKRSSVIKNVLAGRLAHTPAWRGLLGWFPREDVEFALECLDRVGIADKAWVRADQLSGGQQQRVAIARALCQRPKIILADEPVASLDPPTSHVVMSDLRRINREDGITTIVNLHFIDLALTYADRIIGMRNGQVVFDGPASGVTEKTFEEIYGRPVRAEDFRGGAERAPLGAAAAPAAAPGEGGTR, encoded by the coding sequence ATGGACGGTAAGGTGAAGCCATTGATCGAGTTCCGGCACGTGAGCAAGGTCTACCCGGGCGGCGTCCGGGCCCTGCGGGATGTGTCCCTGAAGATCAACCCCGGCGAGTTCGTGGTCATCGTGGGCCTGAGCGGCGCCGGCAAGTCCACCCTGCTCCGGTGCATCAACCGCCTGATCGAGCCCAGCGAGGGCGAGATCCTGGTGGACGGCGTGGACGTGCGCAAGTTGAAGGGGGCGGACTTGCGCCGGCTGCGGTCGCGGATCGGCATGGTCTTCCAGACCTTCAACCTGGTCAAGCGGTCTTCGGTGATCAAGAACGTGCTGGCCGGCCGCCTCGCCCATACCCCGGCCTGGCGGGGGCTGCTGGGTTGGTTCCCGCGGGAGGACGTGGAATTCGCCCTGGAGTGCCTGGACCGGGTGGGCATCGCCGACAAGGCGTGGGTGCGGGCCGATCAGCTCTCCGGCGGCCAGCAGCAGCGGGTCGCCATCGCGCGGGCCCTCTGCCAGCGGCCCAAGATCATCCTGGCGGATGAGCCCGTGGCCAGCCTGGACCCGCCCACGTCCCACGTGGTGATGAGCGACCTGCGCCGGATCAACCGGGAGGACGGCATCACGACCATCGTCAACCTGCACTTCATCGACCTGGCCCTGACCTACGCGGACCGCATCATCGGCATGCGCAACGGCCAGGTGGTCTTCGACGGCCCGGCGTCGGGCGTCACCGAGAAGACCTTTGAGGAGATCTACGGCCGACCCGTCCGCGCCGAGGACTTCCGCGGCGGCGCCGAGAGGGCGCCCCTGGGCGCTGCGGCGGCGCCTGCCGCCGCGCCGGGGGAGGGAGGCACCCGGTGA
- a CDS encoding phosphate/phosphite/phosphonate ABC transporter substrate-binding protein yields MRRRGAMVMAVVLAAAFLLSACGGGNQPEGGATARQDPDKLVMGFVPSQNATTLQETAKPLGDMLSQELGIPVEVFVSTNFIGLVEAMANEQVHIGFLNPFAYVIAKDRGDPVEVMFKSVRHGSDSYRAQIFVHADSGISDLQQLKGKKFAFVDPASTSGYLFAAHVLKRNGIDPEKDIQPIMAGSHDGAVLSVYNRQTDAGASYEDARTLVQKDYPDVLDKVKVIAYSDPIPNDTISVVSWLSDDLKKRIHDAFVKIAETEEGKQVLFDIYEIEGLTDAQDSDFDIIRSVAKDMGINLEELAD; encoded by the coding sequence ATGCGCAGGCGCGGGGCGATGGTGATGGCCGTCGTGCTGGCGGCGGCGTTCCTGCTGTCCGCGTGCGGCGGAGGCAACCAGCCCGAGGGCGGGGCGACCGCCCGGCAAGACCCTGACAAGCTGGTGATGGGGTTCGTCCCGTCCCAGAACGCCACCACCCTGCAGGAGACGGCCAAGCCGCTCGGGGACATGCTCTCCCAGGAGCTGGGCATCCCCGTGGAGGTCTTCGTCTCCACCAACTTCATCGGCCTCGTCGAGGCCATGGCCAACGAGCAGGTCCACATCGGCTTCCTGAATCCGTTTGCCTACGTGATTGCCAAGGATCGCGGCGACCCGGTGGAGGTCATGTTCAAGAGCGTGCGCCACGGCAGCGACAGCTACCGGGCGCAGATCTTCGTCCACGCCGACAGCGGGATCAGCGACCTGCAGCAGCTCAAGGGCAAGAAGTTCGCCTTCGTGGACCCGGCGTCCACCTCCGGCTACCTGTTCGCCGCCCACGTGCTGAAGCGTAACGGCATCGATCCCGAGAAGGACATCCAGCCGATCATGGCAGGCAGCCACGACGGTGCCGTGCTCAGCGTGTACAACCGGCAGACCGACGCCGGGGCCAGCTACGAGGATGCGCGGACCCTGGTCCAGAAGGACTACCCCGACGTGCTGGACAAGGTGAAGGTCATCGCCTACAGCGACCCCATTCCCAACGACACCATCTCCGTGGTCAGCTGGCTCAGCGACGACCTCAAGAAGCGCATCCACGACGCCTTCGTCAAGATCGCCGAGACCGAAGAGGGCAAGCAGGTCCTGTTCGACATCTATGAGATCGAGGGCCTGACCGACGCCCAGGACAGCGACTTCGACATCATCCGCAGCGTGGCCAAGGACATGGGCATCAATCTGGAGGAACTGGCCGACTGA